The Sporomusaceae bacterium FL31 sequence ATGGCCACCCGTCCCTTAACCTGAACCGGCCAGCCAGCTGCCACATTATATTGATTGGGCATCCAGCCTTTGCCGCCGGTCGGTTCGCTGGCACAGCCGGCTACGACTGCACCAGCCCCGATGACACTGGCTCCGCCCAGAAGCTTTATAAAATTACGTCGCGTAAATTTTTTATCTGTCATACCGTACTTGCCCCATTCTACTTATTTTACCTATCCGCAGCAGCACCCAACTATTTTTTTGATCACAACAAATCGCTTCTATGAATGAAGCAAAATAAAAAAAACTTTCACAAGGTTCGGAAAGTTGGGGCCAATCATTACTTAAAATATATACTTAAGATAATTAAAAAACTAGCACTTGTCAATAATAAGTTAATATGTATACCTTTTTAGTAAATTTCGTATATTGTGAAAAATTTGACATTGAACAAAAATATTATGCGAATCGCTTATCACGAGTGAATGTTTTTCTCTGTTCCTGGGTATACTGTTACTATGTAGAAGCAGGAGGATGATCATGAACATCAATTCTATTGAAATGGTTGGTCAAATTGCTGATCTAAAAGAAGTTGATTATAAAAACACCTTGGCTGTTGCGACGCTCATCGAACTACTCATCGAGAAAGGCATCATCACCCGTAGCGAATTCAGCCAAAAAGCCCGTGAGCTTGAGCTGGCCACCGAGGCTGAAATCACTTTAATGCGCCGCTGCAAATCGATAGAAAAATGAATATTAGCCATCGTCTCATGTTTCACAAAAAATAGTCCGTACCACCAGAGGTGATACGGACTATTGATTTTATATTGAATTTTTAAAATTCTGGTTCGATTAAGCCATAGGCTCCATCTCTGCGACGGTAAACCACATTAACTTCCTCAGTCTCCGAGTTGGTGAACACATAGAAATCATGATTGATCAGGTTCATTTGCATGATGGCTTCCTGAACATCCATTGGTTTTACAGCAAAACGCTTGGTTTTGACTAGTGGGAAATCATCGCCATCCAAAGCTGGTGTCAGTGAGCTTGCCGCTAAATCTGGCTTAAGTATTCCTGCCCGTAATTTGCGAGCAAGTTTTGTTTTATATTTTTCAATTTGCTTTTCCAGCTTATCAATAACAAGGTCAATTGATGCGTACATGTCTGTAGTTGACTCTTCGCCTCTCAACAGCATGCCATTCAACGGAACTGTTACTTCAACAATGTGACGGCCTTTTTCAACAGTCAGGATTACGGTAATTTCGCCAACGGAGTCAAAGTATTTGGTGACTTTGCCCACCCGTTTTTCTACATAGTCTTTTAATGCTGGTGTAATTTCAATGTTTTTTCCTCTTACTGTAAATGTTGCCATAGTACCCATCCCCTTTCCTGTATCCTATAGTAATATTATTCTCCAAAAATCAAAAAAATCCTATCAAAAGGTTGCAAATATTTAGACAAATTTATTAACATTGAAAAACATCGTTCTCTCAAAATTAAAAGCCCGGCTATCAATAAGCCGGGCATGATAACGTTTTTATTTAATTAAGCTGACTTTGTAACGTTAGCAGCTTGAGGGCCACGAGCGCCTTCAACGATGTCAAACTCTACGGATTGACCTTCAGTTAAAGTTTTGAAACCTTGGTCTTGGATTGCGGAGAAATGAACGAATACATCGCCACCGTCTTCTCTCTCAATAAAACCATAACCTTTTTCTGCGCTGAACCATTTAACTTTACCAATCATGTTGAAACTCCTCCTAGAAAAAATAAACTGGCGCACCATATTTCTGGGCCACGAGTATGAGTATAACACTTCTGGTTATAATTGTCAATGAATACCAGCTTATAATATTTTGGAGAGAAATGACTTGGTACGTTCTTCATGCGCATGACTAAAGATCGCGTCTGGGGTTCCCTCTTCCACAATTCTACCCTCATCCATAAAAATAACCCGGTCGCCAACTTCACGGGCAAAGCCCATTTCATGGGTGACCACGACCATGGTCATCCCCTCACGAGCCAGTGTCTTCATAACCTCAAGCACTTCATTCACCATTTCCGGATCAAGAGCCGACGTAGGCTCATCAAACAACATGACTTTAGGACGCATAGCCAGCGCTCTGGCAATCGCCACCCGCTGCTGCTGCCCGCCGGAAAGCTGCTCCGGATAAGCGTTGGCTTTGTCGGCTAAGCCGACTTTCACTAATAAGTCGAGCGCCACTTTCGCAGCGTCTGCTTTAGGCATTTTGCGCACCTGGATAGGCGCTAGCGTAATATTTTCTAATACTGACATATGAGGAAAAAGATTAAACCGTTGAAAAACCATCCCGACTTCTTCGCGAACCTTGTTAATATTGGATTCGTTCGTAAGTGGAATCCCATCAACAACAATTTCGCCTTCGGTAGGCTCTTCCAGATAATTAATACAGCGCAATAACGTACTTTTACCAGATCCGCTCGGCCCGATGACCACAACGACTTCTTTTTCCTTTACAGCCGCGTCAATGCCTTTGAGGACATGCAACTCACCAAATTTTTTATGAATATTCTTAATGCTTATCATCGATCTTGTACCTCCGCTCCAGATAATCCACTAAGCGGGAAATCGTTAATGTCATAATCAAATAAATAAACGCAACTGTCAGCCAAATTTCAAAAGAGCCATAAGTACGGGCAATAATTAACTGACCCCGACGAGTCAATTCTTCAAAGCCAATGACTGAAACCAGAGACGAGTCTTTCAACATAGCAATAAACTCGTTACCTAACGGCGGAATAATCCGTTTAAAAGCCTGAGGCAAAATGATATAGCGCATGGTTTGAGCCCAAGTCATTCCCAGCGAGCGGCCGGCTTCCATTTGCCCCTTGTCAATAGACTGAATACCAGCCCGGAAAATCTCGGCTACATAGGCCCCACTATTAATACTGCATGCCGTAATCGCGGCAATAAACGGGTCAATTCGCGCTCCCACAATCATGGGCAACGCAAAATATATAATAAATATCTGAACAAGCAGCGGAGTTCCACGGATAAAATCGACATAAATTCCGGCTAATAATTTAACAGGCCAAAGTTTGGA is a genomic window containing:
- a CDS encoding ribosomal subunit interface protein, which translates into the protein MGTMATFTVRGKNIEITPALKDYVEKRVGKVTKYFDSVGEITVILTVEKGRHIVEVTVPLNGMLLRGEESTTDMYASIDLVIDKLEKQIEKYKTKLARKLRAGILKPDLAASSLTPALDGDDFPLVKTKRFAVKPMDVQEAIMQMNLINHDFYVFTNSETEEVNVVYRRRDGAYGLIEPEF
- a CDS encoding cold-shock protein, which produces MIGKVKWFSAEKGYGFIEREDGGDVFVHFSAIQDQGFKTLTEGQSVEFDIVEGARGPQAANVTKSA
- a CDS encoding glutamine ABC transporter permease yields the protein MNFDFDLVLRSFPLLLMGAGVTIQISALSVSFGLLIGMFVGIARLSKLWPVKLLAGIYVDFIRGTPLLVQIFIIYFALPMIVGARIDPFIAAITACSINSGAYVAEIFRAGIQSIDKGQMEAGRSLGMTWAQTMRYIILPQAFKRIIPPLGNEFIAMLKDSSLVSVIGFEELTRRGQLIIARTYGSFEIWLTVAFIYLIMTLTISRLVDYLERRYKIDDKH
- a CDS encoding peptide ABC transporter ATP-binding protein — its product is MISIKNIHKKFGELHVLKGIDAAVKEKEVVVVIGPSGSGKSTLLRCINYLEEPTEGEIVVDGIPLTNESNINKVREEVGMVFQRFNLFPHMSVLENITLAPIQVRKMPKADAAKVALDLLVKVGLADKANAYPEQLSGGQQQRVAIARALAMRPKVMLFDEPTSALDPEMVNEVLEVMKTLAREGMTMVVVTHEMGFAREVGDRVIFMDEGRIVEEGTPDAIFSHAHEERTKSFLSKIL